In Deinococcus sp. KNUC1210, a single genomic region encodes these proteins:
- a CDS encoding SpoIIE family protein phosphatase, translating to MTATELLTVPGNLDALDDIATYVLNAATQAGLDRKSAYRLRLAVDEIATNIVTHGYEETGQEGPIWVQATLLPQMLTIVLEDEAPEYDPLNTPTPDDLDAPIEDRQIGGLGVYLTLRGVDEFHYERAGARNRNVFTMRRGTRDVPAEVSPAGLTLLVYSPNPAAVGSLTTTLRGLGYSVEVVTSPEAAQQMIAGGEANALLISDSTPVHDVKTLLAMSAEQEVGKRPALLAYTQHLVQPERLKTLLDLGIPDYLSLPLDPVLVRARIAAAVELRRLNDHSEGARKDAEWLLIERDVQIGRDIQLSFLPQTLPQPPGWELAAYFRPAREVAGDFYDAFELTNGRRLGFVIADVCDKGVGAALFMALFKTLIRWGAQQNVNLGWLDTASTSVTQNREWLKSSPEARRQSLPSIGTGSLLNAIAGTNRYIVENHGMTGYFATVFFGILDPQNGNLIYINAGHNPPFILRANGDQELLKPTGPAVGMLLDGVFNIQQAKLMPGDTLFAYTDGVTDAKDIHGQFFSMHHLTELMHKPPSSANGAVNRVRDQLLEHIGAAAQFDDITMICVRRDQGTPL from the coding sequence GTGACTGCGACTGAACTGCTGACTGTTCCGGGCAATCTGGACGCGCTCGACGACATTGCAACCTATGTGCTGAACGCGGCGACACAGGCGGGGCTCGACCGCAAGAGCGCGTATCGGCTGCGCCTGGCGGTCGATGAAATCGCCACCAACATCGTGACGCACGGCTACGAGGAAACAGGCCAGGAAGGGCCGATCTGGGTTCAGGCCACCCTGCTGCCGCAGATGCTGACCATCGTGCTGGAAGACGAAGCGCCCGAGTACGACCCGCTGAACACGCCGACGCCCGATGATCTGGACGCTCCCATCGAGGACCGTCAGATCGGCGGGCTGGGGGTATATCTGACGCTGCGAGGCGTGGACGAATTTCATTACGAGCGTGCAGGCGCACGAAACCGCAACGTCTTTACCATGCGGCGCGGCACCAGGGACGTGCCCGCCGAGGTCAGCCCCGCCGGACTGACCCTGCTGGTGTACTCACCCAATCCGGCGGCGGTCGGCAGCCTGACGACCACGCTGCGCGGCCTGGGCTACAGCGTCGAGGTGGTGACCAGTCCGGAGGCGGCCCAGCAGATGATCGCTGGCGGCGAGGCGAACGCCCTGCTGATCTCCGACAGCACGCCGGTCCACGACGTGAAGACGCTCCTCGCCATGAGCGCCGAACAGGAAGTGGGCAAGCGCCCGGCCCTGCTGGCCTACACCCAGCATCTGGTACAGCCCGAGCGCCTCAAGACGCTGCTGGACCTGGGCATTCCCGATTATCTGAGCCTGCCGCTCGACCCGGTGCTGGTGCGTGCCCGCATCGCGGCGGCGGTCGAACTGCGACGCCTGAACGACCACTCCGAGGGTGCCCGCAAGGACGCCGAATGGCTGCTGATCGAGCGCGACGTGCAGATCGGGCGCGACATCCAGCTCAGCTTTCTGCCGCAGACCCTGCCACAGCCGCCCGGCTGGGAACTGGCGGCGTACTTCCGGCCCGCCCGCGAGGTGGCCGGAGACTTCTACGACGCCTTCGAGCTGACCAACGGGCGCAGGCTCGGCTTCGTGATCGCCGATGTCTGCGACAAGGGTGTGGGCGCAGCGCTGTTCATGGCGCTGTTCAAGACCCTGATCCGCTGGGGAGCGCAGCAGAACGTGAATCTGGGCTGGCTCGACACCGCCAGCACGTCGGTGACCCAGAACCGCGAATGGCTGAAAAGCTCGCCCGAGGCGCGTCGCCAGAGCCTGCCCAGCATCGGTACCGGATCGCTGCTGAACGCCATCGCGGGCACCAACCGCTATATCGTCGAGAACCACGGCATGACCGGGTATTTCGCCACGGTGTTCTTCGGCATTCTCGACCCTCAGAACGGCAACCTGATCTACATCAATGCCGGACACAACCCGCCGTTTATTCTGCGGGCCAACGGCGATCAGGAGCTGCTCAAACCCACCGGGCCAGCCGTGGGCATGCTGCTGGACGGTGTCTTCAACATCCAGCAGGCCAAGCTGATGCCGGGCGATACGCTGTTTGCCTACACCGACGGCGTGACGGACGCCAAGGACATTCACGGGCAGTTCTTCTCGATGCACCACCTGACCGAGCTGATGCATAAGCCACCGTCCTCGGCCAACGGTGCCGTCAACAGGGTCCGCGATCAGCTTCTGGAGCACATCGGAGCCGCCGCCCAGTTCGACGACATCACCATGATCTGCGTGCGGCGCGATCAGGGCACCCCCCTATGA
- the glgX gene encoding glycogen debranching protein GlgX, protein MTATDPGVGRIDFYPTHQHAGYKMRAGKPFPFGATLVPNGVNFSIYSSSATACTLVIFDKGALTPRAEIPFPPEFKLGDVYSMIVFDLDPETLEYGYRMDGPWDPEAGLRFDASKILMDPYARVIGGRDVWGVVPNWDNPFQHRSRLAFDDFDWEGDVPLQIPTEDLIVYETHVRGFTKDPSSGVHFPGTFAGLREKIPYLKELGVNCIELMPIYEFDEFEHAHVDPDTGTVTHHNYWGYSTVGFFAPKAGYAATGALGMQVDELKTLVKELHLAGIEVVLDVVFNHTAEGDHRGPAISLRGLDNKTYYMLTPEGYYFNFSGTGNTLNCNHPVVRNMVLDCLRYWAAEYHIDGFRFDLASILGRASDGTPLSNPPLLEALAHDPILAKCKLIAEAWDAGGLYQVGSFPAYNRWAEWNGKFRDVTRRFLKGDEGTVPELATRLAGSPDMYSGRGPTASINFITAHDGFTLADMVSYNDKHNEANGENNGDGANDNNSWNGGVEGPTDDPEILALRGRQIRNAAVMLLTSQGVPMLMAGDELGRTQQGNNNTYCHDTPLNWIDWTLADKNADLLRFFSHLLHFRHAHPVLRNRWHHSGYDYVGSGLPDLSWHGQQAWRPDWSPSSRTLAFMLDGKHARGGSQPDQTLYVAFNTSWETRGFELPTLPDDERWHVFANTSMPSPEDICTPGEEWLLEEQAYVLLGPRSSLILVGKPPSPA, encoded by the coding sequence ATGACCGCCACCGATCCGGGCGTCGGGCGCATCGACTTCTACCCCACGCACCAGCATGCGGGGTACAAGATGCGGGCCGGAAAGCCCTTTCCCTTCGGGGCGACCCTGGTGCCCAACGGCGTGAACTTCTCGATCTACAGCAGCAGCGCCACGGCCTGCACGCTGGTGATCTTCGACAAGGGCGCCCTGACGCCCCGCGCCGAGATTCCGTTTCCGCCAGAATTCAAGCTGGGCGACGTGTACAGCATGATCGTCTTCGATCTCGACCCCGAAACGCTGGAATACGGCTACCGCATGGACGGACCGTGGGACCCGGAAGCGGGCCTGAGATTCGATGCCAGCAAGATTCTGATGGACCCGTATGCCCGCGTGATCGGCGGGCGCGACGTGTGGGGCGTGGTACCCAACTGGGACAATCCCTTCCAGCACCGCTCGCGGCTGGCCTTCGACGATTTCGACTGGGAAGGCGACGTGCCGCTTCAGATTCCCACCGAAGACCTGATCGTCTATGAAACACACGTGCGCGGCTTTACCAAAGACCCGTCGAGCGGCGTTCATTTCCCAGGCACCTTCGCGGGCCTGCGCGAGAAGATTCCGTATCTCAAAGAGCTCGGTGTGAACTGCATCGAACTGATGCCGATCTACGAATTCGACGAATTCGAACATGCCCACGTCGATCCCGACACCGGGACCGTGACCCACCACAACTACTGGGGCTATTCGACGGTGGGCTTTTTCGCCCCCAAGGCCGGTTACGCCGCGACCGGGGCACTGGGCATGCAGGTCGACGAACTCAAGACGCTGGTGAAGGAACTGCATCTGGCCGGCATCGAGGTGGTGCTGGACGTGGTGTTCAACCACACGGCGGAGGGCGACCACCGGGGGCCAGCGATCAGCCTGCGCGGGCTGGACAACAAGACGTACTACATGCTGACGCCGGAAGGCTACTACTTCAATTTTTCCGGCACCGGCAACACCCTCAACTGCAACCATCCGGTGGTGCGGAACATGGTGCTCGACTGCCTGCGCTACTGGGCTGCCGAATACCACATCGACGGCTTCCGCTTCGATCTGGCCTCGATTCTCGGCCGCGCCTCCGACGGCACGCCCCTGAGCAATCCGCCGCTGCTCGAAGCGCTGGCCCACGATCCGATCCTGGCGAAATGCAAGCTGATCGCGGAGGCCTGGGACGCGGGCGGCCTGTATCAGGTCGGCAGCTTTCCGGCATACAACCGCTGGGCCGAATGGAACGGCAAGTTCCGCGACGTGACCCGGCGCTTCCTGAAAGGCGACGAGGGCACGGTGCCCGAACTGGCGACCCGGCTGGCAGGCTCGCCCGATATGTACAGCGGGCGCGGCCCCACCGCCAGCATCAACTTCATCACCGCCCACGACGGCTTCACGCTGGCCGACATGGTGAGCTACAACGACAAGCACAACGAGGCCAACGGCGAGAACAACGGCGACGGCGCGAACGACAACAATTCCTGGAACGGCGGCGTGGAAGGCCCCACCGACGATCCGGAGATTCTGGCACTGCGCGGGCGGCAGATTCGCAACGCCGCCGTGATGCTGCTGACCTCTCAGGGCGTGCCGATGCTGATGGCCGGAGATGAGCTGGGCCGCACGCAGCAGGGAAACAACAACACCTACTGCCACGACACCCCGCTCAACTGGATCGACTGGACGCTGGCCGACAAGAACGCCGACCTGCTGCGCTTCTTCAGTCATCTGCTGCACTTCCGGCACGCCCACCCGGTGCTGCGGAACCGCTGGCATCACAGCGGCTACGACTACGTGGGCAGCGGCCTGCCCGACCTGAGCTGGCACGGTCAGCAGGCGTGGCGGCCCGACTGGTCGCCCAGCAGCCGCACGCTGGCCTTCATGCTCGACGGCAAGCACGCACGCGGCGGCAGCCAGCCCGACCAGACCCTCTACGTGGCCTTCAACACCTCCTGGGAAACCCGAGGCTTCGAGTTGCCCACGCTTCCCGACGACGAACGCTGGCACGTCTTCGCCAATACCTCGATGCCTTCGCCCGAAGACATCTGCACTCCTGGCGAGGAATGGCTGCTGGAAGAGCAGGCCTATGTGCTGCTCGGCCCCCGCAGCAGCCTGATTCTGGTGGGCAAGCCGCCGTCTCCGGCCTGA
- a CDS encoding STAS domain-containing protein: MAFDATLETTPDAAIITLSGELDASAAPKFRTAIEQAAESSPARLVLMMQNLDYMASAGLRALVFAKQKMGSSVELYVIGAQEAVAETIELTGFQHSVTMQSEYQPV; encoded by the coding sequence ATGGCCTTTGACGCAACTCTGGAAACCACCCCCGACGCCGCCATCATCACCCTTTCCGGCGAACTCGACGCCTCTGCCGCCCCCAAGTTCCGCACCGCCATCGAGCAGGCCGCCGAGAGCAGCCCGGCGCGGCTCGTCCTGATGATGCAGAACCTCGATTACATGGCGTCGGCTGGCCTGCGGGCGCTCGTCTTCGCCAAGCAGAAAATGGGCAGCAGCGTCGAGCTGTATGTGATCGGCGCGCAGGAGGCGGTGGCCGAGACCATCGAACTGACCGGCTTTCAGCACAGCGTGACCATGCAGAGCGAATACCAGCCGGTCTAA
- a CDS encoding MinD/ParA family protein, whose translation MSHIISVHSFRGGTGKSNTTANLGTLYALQGYRVGIIDTDIQSPGIHVLFNLEPEAMKHTLNDYLWGRCNIEDAAHDVSGQIDPDMKGRILLVPSSIKTNEISRVLREGYDVGLLNDGFQRLIEQLDLDILMIDTHPGVGEETLLSIAISDALVIVMRPDQQDFQGTSVTVEIGRHLDVPKMMIVVNKAPAVFDEADIKRNVESAYSCEVAAIFPHSDEIMTLASGGVFVSRYPNHLITQRYREVTGMLLAP comes from the coding sequence GTGTCACACATAATTTCTGTGCACTCGTTCCGGGGCGGAACCGGGAAATCGAATACCACCGCCAATCTGGGAACGCTGTATGCCCTTCAGGGCTACCGGGTGGGCATCATCGACACCGATATCCAGTCGCCCGGCATTCACGTCCTGTTCAACCTCGAACCCGAGGCGATGAAGCATACCCTCAACGATTATCTGTGGGGGCGCTGCAACATCGAAGACGCCGCGCACGACGTGTCCGGGCAGATCGACCCCGACATGAAGGGCCGCATTCTGCTGGTGCCTTCGAGCATCAAGACCAACGAAATCAGCCGGGTGCTGCGCGAAGGCTACGATGTGGGCCTGCTCAACGACGGTTTCCAGCGGTTGATCGAGCAGCTCGACCTCGACATTCTGATGATCGACACCCACCCCGGCGTGGGTGAGGAAACGCTGCTTTCGATTGCCATCAGTGACGCACTGGTGATCGTGATGCGCCCCGACCAGCAGGACTTCCAGGGCACCAGCGTGACGGTCGAGATCGGGCGGCATCTGGACGTTCCGAAGATGATGATCGTGGTGAACAAAGCGCCCGCCGTGTTCGACGAAGCCGACATCAAACGCAATGTCGAGAGTGCGTACAGCTGCGAGGTGGCGGCCATCTTTCCGCACTCCGACGAGATCATGACCCTGGCGAGCGGCGGCGTGTTCGTGTCGCGCTACCCGAATCATCTGATTACCCAGCGCTACCGTGAGGTCACGGGCATGCTGCTGGCTCCCTGA